The following are encoded together in the Macadamia integrifolia cultivar HAES 741 chromosome 10, SCU_Mint_v3, whole genome shotgun sequence genome:
- the LOC122091647 gene encoding putative uncharacterized protein DDB_G0271982: MSRCFPFPPPGYEKKARTDEADILTKEKQKEKKHKKDKKEKKDKERSNDKHKEKKDRKEKHKDKKDKDKDNNKISDEKRNEGRHEGNNGEKIDQNRHQAEEIKNSKFVQELGRRIRDAEKGTGVQMLESFTVADQRKAEGMVRLVEKVVDNRSEVKEKNKVGADQKRAEVGMARLVEKDVSNRVEGKEKNKDVIVQRRAEGMAKLVENVVNWAEGKEKNKEKKNDDQKADVQRSRDEERNSGNAKNFTKMDQQRVEGMGKPMEKDAEKRLEGKEKKKSKEGSGKQGDKHKGRDREKKSKGKDKDRSKEKEKEREKEKTKEKINRKNREHDKLKDSSKDSTSTINNKTSALNLSKESDKSFDADGNLKKRKDREMNGFLHGSDIRPNKLPRPAFSSHLLTENGKKVDPCQPSIQFTSDRQGLPNNFKSENKERKVNGIIDVQPASVCSTKELPAAQANENGEGSTRPPHPTSVCSTKELPAVPANENGEASTRPPHPDLRYLSQILSVPKMEEWSEFDDQEWLFSSDSLQSKKPKVGSSVVNETPQVWAEALQIESADVCALPYVIPY, translated from the exons GAGAAgcagaaagagaaaaaacataagaaggataagaaagagaagaaggacaAGGAGAGAAGCAATGATAaacacaaagaaaagaaagaccgAAAGGAAAAGCATAAAGACAAGAAGGACAAGGATAAAGATAATAACAAAATCTCTGATGAGAAGAGGAATGAAGGGCGACATGAGGgcaacaatggagagaagattGACCAGAACAGACACCAGGCTGAGGAGATCAAGAATTCTAAATTTGTGCAGGAGTTGGGCAGGAGGATCAGAGATGCAGAAAAAGGGACAGGGGTCCAAATGCTTGAGAGCTTTACTGTTGCAGATCAAAGAAAAGCAGAGGGTATGGTCAGGTTGGTCGAGAAAGTTGTTGACAATAGGTCTGAAgttaaagaaaagaataaggTTGGTGCAGATCAAAAAAGAGCTGAGGTGGGGATGGCCAGATTGGTGGAGAAGGATGTTAGCAACAGGGttgaagggaaagaaaagaataaggaTGTTATTGTTCAACGAAGAGCTGAGGGGATGGCTAAATTGGTGGAGAATGTTGTCAATTGGGccgaagggaaagaaaagaataaggagaagaaaaatgatgATCAAAAGGCTGATGTACAAAGAAGTAGAGATGAGGAAAGAAATTCAGGAAATGCAAAGAACTTCACCAAAATGGATCAACAGAGAGTTGAAGGAATGGGCAAACCAATGGAGAAGGATGCTGAGAAGAGActggaagggaaagaaaagaaaaaaagcaaggaAGGCAGTGGTAAACAGGGGGATAAGCACAAGgggagagatcgagagaagaaAAGCAAAGGAAAGGATAAAGACCGGAgtaaagagaaggagaaggagagggagaaggagaaaacGAAGGAAAAAATTAACAGAAAAAATAGGGAGCATGACAAATTAAAAGATAGCAGCAAGGACTCTACAAGTACCATCAACAATAAAACATCTGCATTAAACTTATCCAAGGAGAGTGACAAGAGCTTTGATGCCGATGGAaatctcaagaaaagaaaagacagagAGATGAATGGGTTCTTACATG GGAGTGACATTCGGCCAAATAAATTACCAAGACCTGCCTTTTCCTCTCACCTGTTAacagagaatggaaaaaaagtTGATCCATGCCAACCTTCTATCCAGTTTACTTCAGATAGGCAGGGGCTACCGAATAATTTTAAGTCAGAGAATAAGGAGCGCAAAGTCAATGGGATAATAGATGTTCAGCCAGCTTCTGTTTGCTCAACAAAGGAGCTCCCTGCAGCACAAGCAAATGAGAATGGTGAAGGTTCTACAAGACCGCCGCATCCAACTTCTGTTTGCTCAACAAAGGAGCTCCCTGCAGTGCCAGCAAATGAGAATGGTGAAGCTTCTACAAGACCACCGCATCCTGATTTGAGGTATCTAAGCCAGATACTTTCGGTACCCAAGATGGAGGAATGGTCCGAGTTTGACGATCAGGAATGGCTTTTCAGCAGTGACAGTCTTCAATCGAAGAAGCCCAAGGTGGGATCTTCTGTGGTTAATGAGACCCCACAGGTGTGGGCGGAAGCCCTGCAGATAGAGTCGGCTGATGTTTGTGCTCTGCCATATGTCATTCCATACTGA